One genomic region from Triticum dicoccoides isolate Atlit2015 ecotype Zavitan unplaced genomic scaffold, WEW_v2.0 scaffold182639, whole genome shotgun sequence encodes:
- the LOC119344732 gene encoding uncharacterized protein LOC119344732, with protein sequence RDEAVAVQSGENGNISELTEQKFLHLSIESKVSKSEALDWSSLQAQKALRTLICVGHVNIKPGDSLVDFPCLRTLILHIDSANVALLVESLHELKHLRYLSIQNSGISCLPDNIGKMKFLQYISLRGCQHFVKLPDSIVNLGKLWSLDFDGTSIRDIPRGFCTLNFLRRLRGFPVQVDGDWCSLEELGSLCQLRDLYLNGLQNASATSSASKARLSEKVHLTNLYLQCSSVLWVDGLIKDKEGVSQQRQIKKVLDELCPPPSLDFLLLAGYFGRHLPRWMTSTPLASSLGCLRTLWMKDLVCCTQLPSVLCQLPYLEHFQIMHAPSIKRVGPEFLQPYHHHGAHPFQAAHAFPRLHTLDLARMLQWEEWVWEEQVQAFPVLEVLFLQKCKLRLVPPGLASNSRALKKLFISFVQQVKFLENFASVTELEVFYSPDLERITNLPNLQKLTIVKCPKLNVLEGVPALQILMLEDYAMEELPEYMRGIKPRHLHVECKLLLLASVAAGQSGIEWDKFSHVEHVKAYADHGNNSRTLYVLYTRDSFSLETNINHSFVSAGTLPSSMVDAQGFESIFKMRRSTFNYVCGLVYVPSLEDMSSCTFADGRVLSLQDRVALALLVLNSSEPLETIGSSVGVNESTISLVTDSFVDAMVEKARHHWGWPYPDQMEKTKSKFHKIHGLPNCCGVVHTIHTTPQDDERGYSFVLQAVVDPDLRFIHGQWKWLDSRIQSGIILHDSDLFQSCDKGEWLNGNKLKVSLDGSDVGEYVIGGAEYPLLPWLLTPYNQLEKEDHSNFPDQVEFNRRHSAARTVTLKAMARFQDTYKWLYRGTWHPKSPGNAIWACLLLQNIVIDMEEGEGAPFSEESDLLNIVTSRANNCRAALSNAQKGSQSAAAYFGQMRALADELAMAGKPLLEGELISFLIAGLDMDYQPLISALDVRTKPLSVDDLFGMVSNFDQRVEMFHGSGSGAFKSSANAAARGRGGPPKGNRGFPKSGGNNGSSNGGFNNGGNNGGYRGGGGHGNSGGNGYRGGGG encoded by the exons AGAGACGAGGCAGTAGCTGtccagagtggagaaaatggtaatATTAGTGAACTCACTGAACAAAAGTTTCTGCACTTATCTATAGAAAGCAAAGTTTCGAAATCAGAAGCGCTGGACTGGAGTTCTTTACAAGCACAAAAGGCATTGAGAACACTAATATGTGTCGGCCATGTAAATATAAAGCCTGGTGATTCCTTGGTTGATTTTCCATGCCTGCGGACTCTGATTCTACATATAGATTCTGCAAATGTCGCTCTGCTGGTTGAATCTTTACATGAACTCAAGCACTTGAGGTACTTGTCCATACAGAATTCTGGTATATCTTGTCTGCCAGATAACATTGGGAAGATGAAATTCTTGCAGTACATCAGCCTTAGAGGATGCCAACACTTTGTGAAACTTCCAGATAGCATTGTAAATTTAGGGAAGCTATGGTCTCTTGACTTCGATGGAACTAGTATAAGAGATATACCTAGGGGGTTCTGTACTTTAAATTTTTTGAGGAGACTACGTGGGTTTCCAGTTCAGGTGGATGGTGATTGGTGTAGTTTAGAAGAGTTGGGCTCCCTTTGCCAGCTCAGGGATCTTTATCTGAATGGACTGCAGAATGCGTCTGCTACATCGTCTGCCTCAAAGGCAAGGCTTAGTGAGAAGGTGCATCTTACCAACTTGTATTTACAGTGCAGTAGTGTACTTTGGGTTGATGGGCTGATTAAAGATAAAGAAGGTGTCTCTCAGCAACGACAAATCAAGAAGGTGTTGGATGAGTTGTGCCCTCCGCCCAGCTTAGATTTTCTTTTGTTGGCAGGATATTTTGGCCGACATCTCCCAAGGTGGATGACGTCAACACCGTTAGCATCATCCCTCGGGTGCTTGAGGACTCTATGGATGAAAGACCTGGTTTGCTGCACACAACTTCCGTCTGTCTTGTGCCAACTCCCCTATCTGGAGCACTTTCAAATCATGCACGCTCCATCCATCAAGCGTGTTGGGCCAGAATTCCTTCAGCCCTACCATCACCATGGCGCTCATCCTTTCCAGGCGGCACATGCCTTTCCGAGATTACACACATTGGACTTAGCCAGAATGCTTCAGTGGGAGGAGTGGGTGTGGGAGGAGCAAGTGCAAGCCTTTCCTGTTTTGGAGGTGCTTTTCCTACAGAAGTGCAAACTGAGGCTTGTTCCTCCTGGCCTTGCCTCCAATTCACGGGCTTTGAAAAAACTGTTTATATCTTTCGTACAGCAAGTCAAATTTCTGGAGAACTTTGCTTCTGTTACTGAGCTTGAAGTGTTTTACAGCCCTGACCTGGAGAGGATCACTAATCTCCCAAATCTTCAGAAGCTTACCATCGTCAAGTGCCCAAAGCTGAATGTGTTAGAGGGTGTTCCTGCACTGCAGATTCTGATGCTAGAGGATTACGCCATGGAAGAACTTCCAGAATACATGCGAGGTATAAAACCAAGACATTTGCATGTAGAGTGCAAGCTATTGTTGCTTGCCTCAGTAGCTGCAGGGCAATCTGGCATTGAGTGGGACAAGTTCAGCCATGTCGAACATGTCAAGGCATATGCAGATCATGGAAACAATTCCAGAACATTGTACGTGTTGTACACAAGGGATTCCTTCAGCTTGGAGACAAATATCAACCACTCATTTGTATCTGCAG GAACCTTACCATCTTCTATGGTGGATGCACAAGGATTTGAATCtatattcaagatgagaagaagtaCCTTCAACTATGTCTGCGGCTTGGTGTATGTGCCATCTTTAGAAGATATGAGCAGCTGCACCTTTGCTGATGGCAGGGTGCTGTCTTTACAAGATCGAGTAGCCCTTGCTCTGTTAGTGCTGAACTCTAGTGAGCCTCTGGAGACCATAGGATCATCTGTTGGTGTGAACGAATCAACCATCTCGCTGGTAACTGATAGCTTTGTTGATGCCATGGTGGAGAAAGCAAGACACCACTGGGGCTGGCCATACCCTGATCAGATGGAGAAGACCAAATCCAAGTTTCATAAGATCCATGGTCTGCCAAACTGCTGCGGTGTTGTACATACAATTCACACTACACCACAAGACGACGAGAGAGGTTACAGCTTTGTATTGCAAGCCGTCGTTGACCCTGATTTGAGGTTCATTCATGGTCAATGGAAATGGTTAGATAGCAGGATCCAGTCTGGTATTATTTTGCACGACTCTGATCTCTTCCAGAGTTGTGACAAGGGCGAGTGGTTGAACGGCAACAAGCTCAAGGTATCTTTAGATGGATCAGACGTTGGGGAATATGTAATCGGTGGTGCAGAATACCCTCTTCTCCCCTGGCTCCTGACACCTTATAACCAGCTGGAAAAGGAGGATCACTCAAACTTCCCTGATCAAGTCGAGTTCAACAGGAGACACTCTGCAGCCCGAACTGTCACATTGAAGGCGATGGCAAGGTTTCAAGACACATATAAGTGGTTGTACAGAGGGACGTGGCACCCGAAAAGTCCTGGTAATGCAATTTGGGCGTGCTTGTTGTTGCAGAACATAGTGATAGACATGGAGGAAGGTGAAGGTGCACCGTTCAGTGAGGAGTCGGATTTGTTAAACATTGTCAC GTCGCGAGCCAACAACTGCCGCGCCGCCCTCTCCAATGCCCAGAAGGGTTCTCAATCCGCTGCTGCGTACTTTGGTCAGATGCGTGCACTCGCAGATGAACTTGCCATGGCTGGAAAGCCTCTTCTCGAAGGAGAGCTCATTTCCTTTCTCATTGCTGGCCTTGACATGGACTATCAACCCCTCATATCCGCTCTTGATGTTCGCACTAAGCCTCTCTCCGTCGATGATCTGTTCGGCATGGTGTCGAACTTCGATCAGAGAGTGGAGATGTTCCACGGATCTGGATCGGGCGCCTTCAAGTCCTCCGCAAACGCCGCCGCTCGCGGACGCGGTGGCCCTCCCAAGGGCAACCGTGGTTTCCCCAAGAGTGGTGGCAACAATGGCAGCAGCAACGGCGGCTTCAACAACGGCGGCAACAATGGTGgctaccgcggcggcggcggccatggaaacAGCGGTGGCAATGGCtaccgcggcggcggtggcg